Proteins found in one Mustela lutreola isolate mMusLut2 chromosome 12, mMusLut2.pri, whole genome shotgun sequence genomic segment:
- the S1PR3 gene encoding sphingosine 1-phosphate receptor 3: MAVVPTPRPRSSPGNQTLYEHYSYVGKLEGRLKGAPEGSTLTTALFLVICSLIVLENLMVLIAIWKNNKFHNRMYFFIGNLALCDLLAGVAYKVNILMSGRRTLSLSPTVWFLREGSMFVALGASTCSLLAIAIERHLTMIKMRPYDANKKHRVFLLIGMCWLVAFSLGALPILGWNCLHDLADCSTILPLYSKKYIAFCISVFTAILATIVVLYARIYFLVKSSSRRVASPHNSERSMALLRTVVIVVSVFIACWSPLFILFLVDVACRARECAVLFKAQWFIVLAVLNSAMNPVIYTLASKEMRRAFFRLVCTCLVRGWGTRSSPAQPALDPSRSKSSGSNNSNPSPKSKEDPPQRAASPCIIDRNKTLQNGVLGK; the protein is encoded by the coding sequence ATGGCCGTGGTCCCGACACCGCGGCCCAGGTCCTCCCCTGGGAACCAGACCCTGTACGAGCACTACAGCTACGTGGGCAAGCTGGAGGGCAGGCTGAAGGGGGCCCCTGAGGGCAGCACGCTCACCACCGCGCTCTTCCTCGTCATCTGCAGCCTCATCGTGCTGGAGAACCTCATGGTGCTCATCGCCATCTGGAAAAACAACAAGTTCCACAATCGCATGTACTTCTTCATCGGCAACCTGGCACTCTGCGACCTGCTGGCCGGGGTCGCCTACAAGGTCAACATCCTGATGTCAGGCAGGAGGACGCTGAGCCTGTCTCCCACCGTCTGGTTCCTGCGGGAAGGCAGCATGTTCGTGGCCCTCGGCGCGTCCACCTGCAGCTTGCTGGCCATCGCCATCGAGAGGCACTTGACCATGATCAAGATGCGGCCGTATGACGCCAACAAGAAGCACCGCGTCTTCCTGCTGATCGGAATGTGCTGGCTCGTGGCCTTCTCGCTGGGCGCCTTGCCCATCCTGGGCTGGAACTGCCTGCACGACCTCGCCGACTGCTCCACCATCCTGCCTCTCTACTCCAAGAAGTACATCGCCTTCTGCATCAGTGTCTTCACGGCCATCCTGGCCACCATCGTGGTCCTGTATGCACGCATCTACTTCCTGGTGAAGTCTAGCAGCCGCCGCGTGGCCAGCCCCCACAACTCGGAGCGCTCCATGGCACTGCTGCGGACCGTGGTCATCGTGGTGAGCGTGTTCATCGCCTGCTGGTCCCCACTCTTCATCCTCTTCCTCGTCGACGTGGCCTGCAGGGCGAGGGAGTGTGCTGTGCTCTTCAAGGCTCAGTGGTTCATCGTGCTGGCCGTGCTCAACTCGGCCATGAACCCTGTCATCTACACGCTGGCCAGCAAGGAGATGCGGCGGGCCTTCTTCCGGCTGGTGTGCACCTGCCTGGTCCGGGGCTGGGGCACCCGCTCCTCGCCTGCCCAGCCCGCCCTCGACCCCAGCAGGAGCAAGTCCAGCGGCAGCAACAACAGCAACCCCTCGCCCAAGAGCAAGGAGGACCCTCCCCAGAGAGCTGCCTCGCCCTGCATCATCGACAGGAACAAAACCCTGCAGAACGGGGTCCTTGGCAAGTGA